The window CGCAGTGGCTCAACCCCGAGACCCCGCTCCGTCAGGGGGATCCGAGCGCCGATCCCTCGATCCTTCACGTTTCCTCGCTGGAGGGGTACGGGGCGCCGATCATCGACATCGGGCAGTGGTGGGTCGGCGCGGGGTACGCCCGCGTCGTGGGCACGATGCGCAACTTCATCCCCGAGCGCATGGTGCGGGCGACCGGACGGATGATGCGCATGAACATCGACGATGGCGCCGTGTACATCGGGGAGTACGAGAACGGCGCCATCGGATCCGTGCAGACCAGCTACGTCACGATCGGGAACTATCCCGGGATCGAGGCGCGCCTCTACGGCAGCAAGGGCGCGATCATCTGCCGCCTCGTCGAGGAACGCGGCATCCCCGAGACGATCAAGGTGGCCACACCCGAGCAGGTCGAGTTCCGCGAACTCGAGATCCCCACGCCCTTCTACCCGCCGGGCGGCCATCCCCGAGAGTCCTGGCGATCGCTGTTCTATGCCAACCTCATCAGGGATTTCATCGACGAGATCCTCGACGGCGGCGGGCGCAACCAGGGCAGCTTCGCGGACGGGGCGGGGGTCCAGGAAGTCATCAACGCGGTCGAGCGTTCCTTCCGCGAACGGCGCTGGGTCGACCTGCCCCTCGAGCGTTAGGCCACGATGACGCGGGCCCCGGCGCTGGCGGCGCTCCTCGATGAGTTCTTCGCCTCCTACTGCCGGCGCCGTCCCGTGAGCGCCACATTCATCGGCGTCCACGACTACGACGATCGCCTTCCCGACTACTCGGCGCGCGGGGTGGCCGAGATCGTCGCAGAGATGGAAGGGATCAGGACCCGCCTGCGCGGCCTGCCGCCCGAGCCGCTCTCGGAAAGCGAGGCGATCGACCGAACCCTCGTCGACGGCTTCCTCGAGATCCAGCGGTGGGAGTACGCCTCCCCGCACTTCATGTGCGAAAACCCCTGCGTGTACACGGGCGAGGCGGTGTTCGCCGTCATCGGGCTCTTTCTCCGCGACTTTGCGCCGGTGCCCGAACGCGTCGAGTCGGCGATCGCTCGGATGCACGCGATTCCGGGACTCCTCGCGCAGGGCACCACGAATGTGCGCCGGGCACCGCGGGCCTGGATCGAGCGGGCGATCCGCGAGTGCGCGGGGGCGCTCGCCTTTTTCCGCGACGGCGTCGCCATCCTGGTCCAGCACCTGGCGATCTCCGACCCCCGAGTCCGTAGCGCGGCGGACCGGGCGGCCGTTGCCTTCGCGGAGTTCCAGCACTATCTCGAGACCGAGCTCATCTCCACGGCCCACGATAGCTACGCGTGCGGCGAAGAGGCGTTTGCGATGCTCCTGCGGCGCGGTCACTTCCTCGAGGTGGACGCGATCGAGGTCCGCACCATGGCGGAGGAGCGGCTGGCCGAGTGCGAGGCGGAGCTCCGCGCCCGCGCGCGCGAGTTTGGCGCCGGATCGTGGCGCGAGGCGCTGGCGGAGCTGGCCGACCGGCACCCAACGGCCGCGCAATATTACGCCCGCTACGCCGAGGTCTGGAGCGCCGCCCGCGAGGCCGCGATCGCCGGCGGCCTCGTGACCTGGCCCGACTACCCGATCCGGTATGTTCCTCAGCCCGCGTGGGCGCGAAGCGCCGCCCCCGCGCTCTATTTTCTCGCGTATCGCTCCCCGGCGCCGTTCGACCGGCTCCCGATCGTAGAGTACTTAGTGCCGCCGGTCGACCTCGGCACTCCGCCGGACGAGCAGCACCGGCGCCTCCGGGCCGCGAACGACAGCGTGATCAAGCTCAACCACGTCATTCACCACGGGGGACTTGGCCATCACGTCCAGAATTGGTACGCGTTCCACGCCCCCTCCCGGGTCGGCCAGGTCGCCGCGGTCGACTGCGCGTCACGGATCGCGATGTTCTGCGGCGGCACGATGGCGGAGGGCTGGGCGTGCTACGCGACGGACCTCATGGACGAAATCGGCTTTTTGACTCCCCTCGAGCACTACGCGCAGATTCACGCGCGCCTGCGGATGGCGGCGCGGGCGACCGTCGACGTCGGGCTGCACCAGGGGGCTATGACGTTGGAGGACGCGGCGGCCTTCTATGAGACCCGTGTCGGGCTCCCGGCGGAGGCGGCCCGTGCCGAGGCGGTCAAGAACAGCATGTTCCCCGCCACAGCCATGATGTATATGGTGGGGACGGACCTCATCCATCGGCTGCGGCGTGAGATCGCCGCGCGGCAGGGGCCGTTCGACCTGCGCGGTTTTCACGACCGGCTGCTCGCGTACGGCTCGGTGCCGGTGGCGCTCGCGGCTGCTGCGATGCGTAAGGCACATGCGGTGGTCTGAGTCGGTCTGGCAAGACAATCGGGAGGAGGATGAGCCGATGCAGGATGGAGGACGCCACGGGGTGAGCGGGCCCGCACGGGTGGGACGGCGGGAGTTCCTGAGGACGGCCGGCGCCTGGGCCGGCGCGGCGGGGTTGGTGGCGGGCGGCATGGGCAGGCTGGCAGAGGCGGCGCCCGGCGGGGGCGGCACGCTGGTCATCGGCGGGTTCGACTTCGACGGCACACTTGATCCACAGGTCACCGACTTCGACTCTACGATCCGGGTGACCCTCAGCATCTGCGAGCCGCTCGTATGGGAGCCGACCCCCGGCCGGTTCGTCCCGGGGCTCGCCGAATCGTGGGAGGTCGCCCCCGACGCGAAGACGTACACGTTCCACCTGCGGAAGGGTGTCAAATTCCACGACGGGACACCGTTCACTGGGGACGCCGTCAAGTTTACCATGGACCGCGTCGTCGCTCCCGAGACGAAGGCCGGGCAATCGCACGATCAGTTGGGCCCGTACGACCACACCGAGGTCATCGATGACCACACCGTCAAG is drawn from bacterium and contains these coding sequences:
- a CDS encoding Gfo/Idh/MocA family oxidoreductase — translated: MAHRVLRVGVLGAGTWARTAHIPGWLRDPRCRVVTVCDVEAGKAHDAARHFDIPEPADDWRAVVARRDLDVVDVVTPSHTHHELACGALEAGKHVLCEKPVAFDFRDTLRAADLAKRKGLLTKLGFTFRYSPGVRYAKSLIDEGFVGTPFIFNGYEQNSQWLNPETPLRQGDPSADPSILHVSSLEGYGAPIIDIGQWWVGAGYARVVGTMRNFIPERMVRATGRMMRMNIDDGAVYIGEYENGAIGSVQTSYVTIGNYPGIEARLYGSKGAIICRLVEERGIPETIKVATPEQVEFRELEIPTPFYPPGGHPRESWRSLFYANLIRDFIDEILDGGGRNQGSFADGAGVQEVINAVERSFRERRWVDLPLER
- a CDS encoding DUF885 domain-containing protein, which produces MTRAPALAALLDEFFASYCRRRPVSATFIGVHDYDDRLPDYSARGVAEIVAEMEGIRTRLRGLPPEPLSESEAIDRTLVDGFLEIQRWEYASPHFMCENPCVYTGEAVFAVIGLFLRDFAPVPERVESAIARMHAIPGLLAQGTTNVRRAPRAWIERAIRECAGALAFFRDGVAILVQHLAISDPRVRSAADRAAVAFAEFQHYLETELISTAHDSYACGEEAFAMLLRRGHFLEVDAIEVRTMAEERLAECEAELRARAREFGAGSWREALAELADRHPTAAQYYARYAEVWSAAREAAIAGGLVTWPDYPIRYVPQPAWARSAAPALYFLAYRSPAPFDRLPIVEYLVPPVDLGTPPDEQHRRLRAANDSVIKLNHVIHHGGLGHHVQNWYAFHAPSRVGQVAAVDCASRIAMFCGGTMAEGWACYATDLMDEIGFLTPLEHYAQIHARLRMAARATVDVGLHQGAMTLEDAAAFYETRVGLPAEAARAEAVKNSMFPATAMMYMVGTDLIHRLRREIAARQGPFDLRGFHDRLLAYGSVPVALAAAAMRKAHAVV